The following DNA comes from Procambarus clarkii isolate CNS0578487 chromosome 23, FALCON_Pclarkii_2.0, whole genome shotgun sequence.
tcactttgacttcgttcatgtcatcgtattttccgtaatatataaaggttatgacaatgcaattatattattgtgtgcaaataagtttgaaatttcatgtaccctaaaaatattaaaataaagaataagaataattaaataattgttgtagtaaattgtcacacgttcatcatacgcaaacgaacacacagtttggagcgtcagtacaagaccgccgccattttaaaacacggcttcgaatgtaagtaatgtttttctcgtactaacactgtgttatacaatagatttggtcttgaattcacaaatttagttgttacatctgacagagtatgttagacggtgtaatgctggtccatgttaacgtatttgtgggcttggttggtttaaatgtggaggcgaggcctggctgtgctagtgtgtatgtggaggcgaggcatgtacaacactccccaataggaagagaacccactgggttctaggctaggttaggcttatctgtaataattgaattaagcctagcaaagcctagaacctagttcagtaatttaaaaaatgttgtaacttgaaaaatgccattcaatacattacacaatttaaatattttcaggcagtcaacacaaccctcatgttggctaaccctctctcatgttggtcaataatttaattatttttttatggagtaatctttgctgttgaaatgtagtctttttgagactacatttcaaatgtagtgtgtgtggaggcgtgtatgttaggtattacctaatatacacggtgtaatatatctatctgtgtgaaatagattaaatccatttatttgatattcagctaatagttctgtattttctacattcatccatgttttggtaagtgcaataatatgtattgtttcattgcagattagagattcaagatagttctagatttccgaagtactgaaacgcgcgccatacaggcttggtggatctaggtgcaaggtaaaattatttacatttacttttgtatttatgttttgtatttatatgcatatatgcatttatatgcattattctatagaataatagatctcgtaataattttgcaaaaatagtggcatttactatttttaaaagattattaaaaaatttactgatatggtgcattcggaagggcgaagagggagaacggcctgttgacatagctcgggtgcagggggggggggggggggggttgtgtaaaagcctggtttgtgcctcggagaggctatgggatccagtaagttcagtagaacttcggtttcaacccttttaccctgttgtagctcagtcgattaaggcagtgtctgggatgctcccggacgcaggttcgaatcctcgtcacggcccttgtggatttgttcatttgatgcatcacgttattgtgatctgtgtgtgtaattcttcacttgctacagcaacaggaatgtgtgtgtatgtatttgtgttgttgaatatgaccgaaagtgtaagattaatgattctaacacaaatcgtctgaatatttgtttttcttcactgtcgagagtagttaaaaaaatttactcgagtttattttcacactttatttatggtccttaagtccctctccttaatgctgctgctgtttctcgcatctttgcatcgcttgtatgtttgggggtttggcctcttgctatatattgattccatttgtgtgtgtttgggtctcaggccctctcgcaatttctgttgaacaaaccccttttcctagttctgcatctctcctttggtacaaattttgttgtgcttttatcatatatttcacaaaacttgacatacatttcatttacttcatgtcctatcagcaagtgtttgtcaaattctttaaggaaagtttgtgtgccgtatattttgcaaaatttgccatatatctcattatttactcctctgcctagcaacaagtctgtctaattatactcattaactgtttttcaaagttccccatagtgtcctttattgaaatcgagttcatgaaccgtttcaatgttcttattttcttctagattatatcttaaagtatatttaaatgttattgttattattgttattaaatgttattgtgacattgcattgcaattgagctatgttgtttaccataccgttcatttcgtgagtataagtatagatgccacacttgtgacaggtaaaaccatgccttttttgaaaaacagcaccgtctgttgcacgtaagagcaacccacactatattatgttgcgatattatttcaatatttccgattgtattgataatttgaattttcatagatttcaatttattttcatttcgatttaataattttgtgtgacattgcattgaaattgagctgtgttgtttaccatactgttcatttcatgagtatagtttatttttttatttttttcatttcatttttttagctgttcttatttttcagtgatgggaatatcagatcatttgatgttcccaattttctgatggaagcatcagaccattatagaatgcatcggatgaggtagtttggaatggtggggaggacgagaggggggtatggtggggaagacgaggggacagaggagagggtaatggtggggaggacgaggggactggggagttggggatggtggggacaggggaatgctggggaggacaaagggacaggtgaatgggagatggtgggggaggaagaaggacaggggaggggaaaatggtaaggaggacgatgggacagggaagtgggaatagtggggatgatgtggggacagggaagtgggaaggacgagaggactgtggaatggggaatagcaaagtgaattataattatatatattaattaattcttataaatttccagaagcctgtatcaacacccacactaatgcaactgaaagagatgttgagacaagtattgctgatatgttgaagaacgccccaaacaaactcggtggaaacagatacaaggtaaagtttgccaatttgctgtagtctaattcaatttctttttagtaatcttcgagaacatttatgctatgaataagataaaataatgtaactgattttgatttatttactatttattatttatttaccgttattagtataatagatctcgtaataattttgcaaaaataatggcatttactattttaaaaagctcgggtgcaggggggggggttatgtaaaagcctggtttgtgcctcggagaggctatgggatccagtaagatcgtccttcctttcctccctagaatctggatgtagcaggtgctcaattgtcaaaagtgaaaaattggttttgtcttccgaatgcaccatttctgtaaatttgctaataatcttttaaaaatagtaaatgccattatttttgcaaaattattacgagatctattatactaataacggtttgataaaatacagtagactgcctactggttttacctgtaataaggtttgatacagatgattatgattatggttttggcataatggaatacatgatgaaggaattatcaaaattgacatttttatcaggggatatcctgaatattgtcaaaatgacggaaacccatatgtcaaaaacacatggagatataccaatcctggaagacattcttccatccccacttgaaactgttgagcaggtggaaagtctgtcacatgagctaaaagttaacagtgaatataaaaagagtatggtaagtgttgcttaattcttttagcctgagtatggtaagtgttgctgaatttttttagccttgtacatatgtcttttgattagtttttttgcagatgaaggaaggtggggtggcacataattgattgttcagtgttatgtttaaggtacaaataaaacaaaagcaaaagttactcaaattcgttgatttttgtaatagttaagaaggaaaatattttaatgttatttatttaatacagttggaaattagaaaatctaatgttgagattgaaagatatatattattctctattaccttacagcttatgcattattttaacaggtccagacgctgtctcaaatgggcggtgcaagctgtggagacacagtgagacgaatgatgaggaggatagggacctatggggtctggtctcagtattcactcgttgggcgcaagaggaaacgtgtcttcaaaaccttggatatttgtaatgtaataataagtacgtaaatttgacatttttttggattatatatatgtctgcatgtattatgtattatacttgcatgcttgttaatgacttgtattctagtcttgtgggtatctcctttctcctacgggccaaatgctttgttcttacctagcattttgctttgtttgggtatgaatgtttgtgtaccttcattgtatattttgcaaaatttgccatatatctcattactcctctgcctagcaacaagtctgtctaattatactcaataactatttttcaaagttccccatagtgtcctttattgaaatagagttcatgaaccgtttcaatatccttattttcttctagattatatcttaaagtatatttaaatgttattgtgacattgcattgcaattgagctgcgttgttaaccattctgttcatttcatgagtatattttattttctattttttcatatcattttttttatctgtttttatttttcagtgatgggaatatcagatcatttgatgttcccatcagaaaattgggaaagtcagatcttttgatgttcccaattttcagatggaagcatcagaccatcatggaatgcatgggatgaggtagtttagaatggtggggaggacgacaggggggatggtggggaagacgagggaacagaggagagggtaatggtggggaggacgaggggacaggggaatggagaatgctggggaggacaaaggggacgaggggacggaggaagactggagaacaggggaacacctaaataaaagccaacaatgttattactctgtggcttcttgtctcctgacaaaaagaattataattatatatattaattaattcttataactttccagaagcctgtatcaacacccacactaatgcaactgaaagagatgttgagacaagtattgctgatatgttgaagaacgccccaaacaaacacggtggaaacagatacaaggtaaagtttgccaatttgctgtagtctaattcaatctctttttagtaatctttgtgaacatttatgctatgaataagataaaataatgtaattgattttgactaaatatgtagatatatttaattttctgagcactaataatgaaagaaaaccaaaataagaggtggctactatctctaataatgggctggaataatacaggatataataatatatatatatataaatatatatacatatatttatatatatatatatttatttatataaatatatatatgatatatatatattctattctattagtctattctattctatagttttatatagattcttgttttagtttttttctataatatggaaagggtttttaattaataaattaaatattatataataaaataatgtattattgaaaacaattagtaacaaacaatatttcattacagggtggtgaagcaagaatacatgtgcatcacatagcagagtcggatatgacgaataatgaaaacagcggagagcctggtgcatggcataccgctgaatcttctctaatgtctatatagaagaatctttgtttctgtgtgtatatatgtatatatatcattaataaaatatatatatatatatatatatatataacctatatatatatatatatatatatatatatatatatatatatatatatatatatatatatatatatatatatatatatatatatatatatatatatatataacctatatatatataacctatatatatatatatatatatttatatatatatttatatatatatatatatatatatatatatatttatatatatatttatatatatatatatatatatatatatatatttatatatatatttatatatatatatatatttatatatatatatatatatatttatatatatatatatttatatatatatttatatatatatttatatatatatttatatatatatatatttatatatatatttatatatatatttatatatatatatatttatatatatatttatatatatatatatttatatatatatttatatatatatatatataaatatatatatatatataaatatatatatatatatatatttatatatatatatatttatatatatatttatatatatatatttatatatatatattatatatatatatatatatatttatatatatatatatatatttatatatatatttatatatatatatttatatatatatatatatatttatatatatatatatatttatatatatatatatatttatatatatatatatttatatatatatatatatttatatatatatatatatttatatatatatatatatttatatatatatatatatttatatatatatttatatatatatatttatatatatatatatatatttatatatatatatatatttatatatatatatatatttatatatatatatatttatatatatatatatatttatatatatatatatatatttatatatatatatatatttatatatatatatatatttatatatatatatatatatatatatatttatatatatatatatatttatatatatatatatatttatatatatatatatatttatatatatatatatatatatttatatatatatatatatttatatatatatatatatttatatatatatattaggttaggtttggtagggttggttagttatcatatatctacgtataactagctagttttacctttatatatataatatttatatatatatatattatataaaaagtttgtgaggaagacctctggtgccaatgtggggacccatagcataggagaagaaaataaaaagtattcagaggagaccttgtggtcactcactaaacactaatattatcttctaccaccccccattcttttgtatgtacacatatatttgctttatttgaactttgttacaaagagggagttacatataggttacaaagatggttatcatatatatattatttatatatatatattatttatatatatatattatttatatatatatatattatttatatatatatattatttatatatatatatattatttatatatatatatatattatttatatataaatatattatttatatataaatatattatttatatataaatatattatttatatataaatatatatatatataatatatatactattacactacattcttatgtattacactaatatatatatatatatatatatatatatatatatatatatatatatatatatatatatatatatatatatatatatatatatatatatatattatataaattatttatatatatattatatatataattatataggtcatatgtttttgtatttttgctgatttgttagtaaataataaaagaaatataaattatttgatttttttacccttaaattggttttaatatttaaattgaaaacactaatataatataaaaaaattattatttaaaatatttaaaatatttaaatatatttaaaaataaatattttttattttcaagaaatttaactttaaacacaaagatgtgaaaatggttcagataaggctcaaacctttcacaagagattcatattggtgtatgaatggattatgaatgactcatgttaggagtgtaagttgccacaacatctcaaattagtgttagatacatatgtcttggttataagttttggaaacctatttaagtccacacacaatatcgtatctgatacgataaaacaaacgtttccaatactttcaaatactttccagatatgttgtggcaacctaaaattgtttgctgggagcaacgcaactggtatgtacagggacgccttaatccgcttgaccatcacgaccggacataaggaagtgatagccgaagctatttgaaccacttccccgccggcactcggatggtaatcttgggcatagcattaatcaaatcaccttattctttggggcacacgtgaggaacacaaatgcgaacaagccagaatggtccccaggactatatgcaactgaaaactcacaccccagaagtgacttgaacccatactgccaggagcaacgcaactggtatgtacagggacgccttaatccgcttgaccatcacgaccggacataaggaaatgatagccgaagctatttgaaccacttcccctccggcatccggatggtaatcttgggcatagcattttatcaattcacctcattctttggggcacacgtgaggaacacaaatgcgaacaagcctgaatggtccccacgactatatgcaactgaaaactcacaccccagaagtgacttgaacccatactgccaggagcaatgcaactggtatgtacagggacgccttaatccgcttgaccatcacgaccggacataaggaagtgatagccgaagctatttgaaccacttccccgccggcactcggatggtaatcttgggcatagcattttatcaaatcacctcattctttggggcacacgtgaggaacacaaatgtgaacaagcctgaatggtccccaggactatatgcaactgaaaacccacaccccagaagtgacttgaacccatactgccaggagcaacgcaactggtatgtacagggacgccttaatccgcttgaccatcacgacctgacataaggaagtgatagccgaagctatttgaaccacttccccgccggcactcggatggtaatcttgggcatagcattttatcaaatcaccacattttttggggcacacgtgaggaacacaaatgcgaacaagcctgaatggtccccaggactatatgcaactgaaaactcacactccagaagtgacttgaacccatactgccaggagcaacgcaactggtatgtacagggacgccttaatccgcttgagcaTCACGACCTGATatgaggaagtgatagccgaagctatttgaaccacttccccgccggcactcggatggtaatcttgagcatagcattttatcaaatcacctcattctttggggcacacgtgaggaacacaaatgcgaacaagcctgaatggtccccaggactatatgcaactgaaaactcacaccccagaagtgacttgaacccatactgccaggagcaacgcaactggtatgtacagggacgccttaatccgcttgaccatcacgaccggacataaggaagtgatagccgaagctatttgaaccacttccccgccggcactcggatggtaatcttgggcatagcattttatcaaatcacctcattctttggggcacacgtgaggaacacaaatgcgaacaagccagaatggtccccaggactatatgcaactgaaaactcacaccccagaagtgacttgaacccatactgccaggagcaacgcaactggtatgtacagggacgccttaatccgcttgaccatcacgaccggacataaggaagtgatagccgaagctatttgaaccacttccccgccggcactcggatggtaatcttgggcatagcattttatcaaatcacctcattctttgaggcacacgtgaggaacacaaatgcgaacaagcctgaatggtccccaggactatatgcaactgaaaactcacaccccctgaagtgacttgaacccatactgccaggagcaacgcaactggtatgtacagggacgccttaatccgcttgatcatcacgaccggacataaggaagtgatagccgaagctatttgaaccacttcccctccggcatccggatggtaatcttgggcatagcattttatcaaatcacctcattctttggggcacacgtgaggaacacaaatgcgaacaagcctgaatggtccccacgactatatgcaactgaaaactcacaccccagaagtgacttgaacccatactgccaggagcaatgcaactggtatgtacagggacgccttaatccgcttgaccatcacgaccggacataaggaagtgatagccgaagctatttgaaccacttccccgccggcactcagatggtaatcttgggcatagcattttatcaaatcacctcattctttggggcacacgtgaggaacacaaatgtgaacaagcctgaatggtccccaggactatatgcaactgaaaacccacaccccagaagtgacttgaacccatactgccaggagcaacgcaactggtatgtacagggacgccttaatccgcttgaccatcacgacctgacataaggaagtgatagccgaagctatttgaaccacttccccgccggcactcggatggtaatcttgggcatagcattttatcaaatcaccacattctttggggcacacgtgaggaacacaaatgcgaacaagcctgaatggtccccaggactatatgcaactgaaaactcacactccagaagtgacttgaacccatactgccaggagcaacgcaactggtatgtacagggacgccttaatccgcttgagcaTCACGACCTGATatgaggaagtgatagccgaagctatttgaaccacttccccgccggcactcggatggtaatcttgggcatagcattttatcaaatcacctcattctttggggcacacgtgaggaacacaaatgcgaacaagcctgaatggtccccaggactatatgcaactgaaaactcacaccccagaagtgacttgaacccatactgccaggagcaacgcaactggtatgtacagggacgccttaatccgcttgaccatcacgaccggacataaggaagtgatagccgaagctatttgaaccacttccccgccggcactcggatggtaatcttgggcatagcattttatcaaatcacctcattctttggggcacacgtgaggaacacaaatgcgaacaagccagaatggtccccaggactatatgcaactgaaaactcacaccccagaagtgac
Coding sequences within:
- the LOC138367733 gene encoding uncharacterized protein: MLKNAPNKLGGNRYKVQTLSQMGGASCGDTVRRMMRRIGTYGVWSQYSLVGRKRKRVFKTLDICNVIIKACINTHTNATERDVETSIADMLKNAPNKHGGNRYKGGEARIHVHHIAESDMTNNENSGEPGAWHTAESSLMSI